The genomic region CTGATTTAGGAGTTTTAATGACCAATTGTGAAATGTTGCCAATGGCTGATCCTACTTTTGAACCAGGACCACCTAGCGAGGATTCAATCGAGCTTGCACGTGTAGTTGACAGAGGTATTCGTGAAAGCGAACTGGTAGAATTGGACAAATTATGTGTTGAAGAAGGAAAACATGTCTGGATGTTATTCATTGACTTGCACATTATCGATAATTGCGGTAACCTCTTTGATGCATGTGAATTAGCAGTTATGGCTGCACTTAAATCTACTAAATTGCCTGTTGCAAGCATTGTTGATGAAGAAGTAGTCCTTAGTGAAGATGAAACCTTTGATTTACCAATCAATAACGAATTAGCTTTATGTACTTTCGTTAAAATTGGTGATAAAATGGTTATCGACCCAACATTGGATGAAGAAAGAGTAGCTAGTGCTCGTTTAAATGTTGGTGTTACAAAAGACGGTCACATTTGCTCCATGCAAAAAGGTGGCGAAAAACCATTAACTAAAGATGAAATTCTCTACTGTGTAAATACTGCAGTAGGAAAAGTAAAAGAGTTAATAGAATATCTTTAAATGTCTGAAGGACGATTAAGATTTCTAAATTCTTTTTTTTCTATTTTTTTATTATCTATTAAAACAAATTTTGTATCTATTTTTTCTATAAGTCCCTTGATGTGCAAAACGTCTGAGGCAATCAGATTTTCAATAAGGGGAACAATATTTTTGTTATAAATAGAATGAAGTGGTTCTGATGTTTTGATTTTTGCTTCAGGGTCATGGTAAGGAACAATTGCCTGATAAGCTTCATCAATTTCATTAAAAATAGTTGTGATGTATTTTTCGGAAACGTACGGGCTGTCGCACGGAAGTATTAAAGCATAACTGCTTTGTATATTTTCCAGTCCGGTCATGATTCCAGGCAGTGGCCCTTTGTTTTTTATTTTATCTTCCACAAAGGTGATACTGTATGTGTAATCACTGGTGTCAATAAATTCGCTGTATTTCTCAATTCTTTTTTCATCGTTTAAAACAATTACAGCTTCATCTATCTGGTGGTTTAAGGTAGAAAGGATATGTTTTATCATAGGTTTATCTTGAATAATCATAGAACCTTTGTCACGTCCCATTCTACTGCTCTTACCTCCACATAGAATAATGCAAGATTTAATATTTTCACCATTTTCATTACTCATATTAAATCCTCCATATGTCTATTCGGTTACGTATACGCTTGCAGTTTCATCAAACGGATTAGTACGTATAATCAAAGCAATCATATATGGATAGTGTTTGTTTAAGTATCTTAAATAGTAAACCCATTCATATACTAATTTTTCATATACTCTCTGCATATCTCCGTTTAGATGTGCAAAGTCAGCATCTGTTACTAACTCAAGTTTTTGCCTGTGTTCAAGCTCTTCATCCAAATGAAGAATTGCATTGATGAGGCCTGTAAACTCTTCTTTTTCAAGCAGGTTAGGATTGTTTATTAAATTGATAATAAATTCTCTTTTATCTGCAAGTAAAGTTCTTAAGTTTTCTAAAAATTCTTCTCTTGCTTCCAATGGAATATCCATTGCTGAGAAATCAACATTTGAATTTTTAAGTTCAGTAAGTTTATTTTCATAATCCTGATTGTTCCAGTTTTTAATGGATTTTAAATTTTCAGTGCTTGCTTTGTATTTGTTGACAGTGCTTAACTGACTAATTAAATCGTTTCCGACTTCGGAAAAGAATGTGCTCATAAGCATGTCCAGTTTTTCAAGCATTGCTTCTTTTTCTTTTCTTTCGATAATCTCGTCAAGTAAGAATGCTACAATAAGTATATCTACAGGTATGAAACCTAAATGGGTCCATATGTATGAAATAATATGCTCAGCATC from uncultured Methanobrevibacter sp. harbors:
- the rrp42 gene encoding exosome complex protein Rrp42: MDIVPEITRQSIYNLAKNDKREDGRQLTEYRDITIETNVISKAEGSARVTLGGTQVIVGIKPQLGSPFPDTPDLGVLMTNCEMLPMADPTFEPGPPSEDSIELARVVDRGIRESELVELDKLCVEEGKHVWMLFIDLHIIDNCGNLFDACELAVMAALKSTKLPVASIVDEEVVLSEDETFDLPINNELALCTFVKIGDKMVIDPTLDEERVASARLNVGVTKDGHICSMQKGGEKPLTKDEILYCVNTAVGKVKELIEYL
- a CDS encoding molybdenum cofactor guanylyltransferase, whose protein sequence is MSNENGENIKSCIILCGGKSSRMGRDKGSMIIQDKPMIKHILSTLNHQIDEAVIVLNDEKRIEKYSEFIDTSDYTYSITFVEDKIKNKGPLPGIMTGLENIQSSYALILPCDSPYVSEKYITTIFNEIDEAYQAIVPYHDPEAKIKTSEPLHSIYNKNIVPLIENLIASDVLHIKGLIEKIDTKFVLIDNKKIEKKEFRNLNRPSDI